From Medicago truncatula cultivar Jemalong A17 chromosome 7, MtrunA17r5.0-ANR, whole genome shotgun sequence, a single genomic window includes:
- the LOC11437872 gene encoding CCR4-NOT transcription complex subunit 3 isoform X1 codes for MGASRKLQGEIDRVLKKVQEGVEVFDSIWNKVYDTDNANQKEKFEADLKKEIKKLQRYRDQIKTWIQSSEIKDKKVSASYEQALVDARKLIEREMERFKICEKETKTKAFSKEGLGQQPKTDPREKAKSETRDWLNNVVGELESQIDNFEAELEGLTVKKGKNRPSRLTHLETSITRHKAHIKKCELVLRLLDNDELSPEEVNDVKDFLDDYVERNQDDFDEFDDVDELYSSLPLDKVDTLEDLVTIPTSVAVAKTISSLPLDEGKTLEDLVTIPTGLAKVAPGLSLKTPLAASASQSASSQTSEQADETASQDSNSDIVAKTPPPKSGGISSSTSTPTGNHATPASVNVSGLNLSSAPAAAILPGSNSVRNILENAIVNQSTSPKEEEINNFPTRRPSPSLSDAALVRGRNSLSNQATASIPLGSGNTVSSIGALGVVPSASEITKRNILGADDRLGSSGMVQPLVSPLSNRLILPQIGKANDGAASVDSSIVNEAAAVSGRVFSPSVVPGMQWRPGSPFQNQNDAGQLRGRTEIAPDQREKFLQKFQQVQQQGPSTLLNMPSLVGGNHKQFSSQQQSPLLQQFNSQGSSVSSQSSMGLGAQSPSLGGISSVSLQQLNSVHSPSGQHPFAGVAKDADKFEEHQQHQNFPDESTTESTSSTGIGKNLTVEDDLKSAYALDSPAGLSASLPEAAQTFRDIDLSPGQPLQSNQSTGNLGVIGRRNGVELGAIGDSFGASSVNSGGVRDQLYNLQMLEAAHFRMPQPRDSERPRTYTPRHPAITPSSYPQVQAPIVNNPAFWERLGLEPFGTDTLFFAFYYQQNTYQQYLAAKELKKQSWRYHRKYNTWFQRHEEPKVATDDYEQGTYVYFDFHIANDDLQHGWCQRIKNDFTFEYNYLEDELV; via the exons ATGGGTGCGAGTCGAAAGCTTCAAGGAGAAATTGATCGTGTTCTCAAGAAGGTTCAAGAAGGTGTTGAAGTGTTCGACAGTATCTGGAACAAG gtttatGATACTGACAATGCTAATCAGAAGGAGAAATTTGAAGCTGATCTCAAGAAGGAGATTAAGAAGCTGCAGAGGTATCGAGATCAGATTAAGACTTGGATTCAATCCAGTGAGATCAAGGATAAGAAG GTGAGTGCATCGTATGAGCAGGCTCTTGTAGATGCGCGGAAGCTGATTGAACGGGAAATGGAAAGATTTAAGATATGTGAGAAGGAAACAAAGACCAAAGCATTCTCCAAAGAAGGCTTGGGTCAGCAGCCTAAGACT GATCCGAGAGAGAAGGCTAAATCAGAGACGAGGGATTGGTTAAACAATGTG GTTGGAGAGTTAGAATCTCAGATTGATAACTTTGAAGCTGAGCTTGAAGGCCTTACAGtcaagaaaggaaaaaacagACCTTCTAGATTG ACACATCTGGAGACATCAATTACTCGGCACAAGGCTCATATAAAAAAGTGTGAATTGGTTTTGAGGCTTCTTGATAATGACGAATTGAGTCCAGAGGAGGTTAATGATGTGAAAGATTTCTTGGATGACTATGTAGAGCGTAACCAG GATGATTTCGATGagtttgatgatgttgatgaacTGTACAGTTCATTACCTTTAGACAAGGTTGATACTCTAGAAGATCTTGTTACAATTCCCACAAGCGTTGCAGTTGCAAAG ACAATCAGTTCATTACCTTTAGACGAGGGGAAGACTCTAGAAGATCTTGTTACAATTCCCACTGGTCTTGCAAAG GTAGCACCTGGTCTTAGCTTGAAAACTCCTTTGGCAGCATCGGCATCGCAGTCAGCGTCATCACAAACATCT GAGCAAGCTGATGAGACAGCGTCTCAGGATAGCAATTCTGACATTGTGGCAAAAACCCCACCTCCTAAAAGTGGTGGAATTAGCTCTTCTACTTCAACACCTACTGGCAACCATGCTACTCCTGCTTCTGTCAACGTTTCAGGTCTTAATTTGTCCAGTGCACCAGCTGCTGCCATCCTTCCTGGTTCAAATTCTGTTCGAAATATCTTGGAGAATGCTATTGTAAATCAGTCTACCTCTCCAAAGGAAGAAGAGATTAACAACTTCCCTACCCGTAGACCATCTCCATCACTTTCTGATGCAGCACTTGTGAGGGGCAGAAACAGCTTGTCAAATCAAGCAACAGCCAGCATCCCTCTTGGTTCTGGAAACACGGTTTCTAGTATTGGAGCCCTTGGTGTAGTTCCTTCAGCCTCAGAAATAACTAAGCGAAATATATTGGGAGCTGATGATAGACTTGGAAGTAGTGGGATGGTGCAACCTCTTGTATCCCCGCTAAGTAATAGATTGATATTGCCTCAGATTGGGAAGGCTAATGATGGAGCTGCCTCTGTTGACTCTAGTATCGTTAATGAAGCTGCAGCTGTATCTGGGAGAGTTTTCTCCCCTTCTGTGGTTCCCGGCATGCAATGGAGACCTGGAAGTCCCTTTCAGAATCAGAATGATGCA GGCCAGCTTCGTGGAAGAACTGAAATAGCTCCTGATCAAAGGGAAAAGTTTTTGCAGAAGTTTCAGCAAGTGCAACAACAAGGGCCTAGTACCCTTCTTAATATGCCTTCCCTTGTTGGAGGAAACCATAAGCAGTTTTCTTCCCAACAACAAAGTCCACTTTTGCAGCAG TTCAACTCTCAAGGTTCGTCTGTTTCTTCACAATCTAGTATGGGACTTGGAGCCCAATCCCCGAGTCTCGGTGGTATTTCTTCTGTCTCGCTGCAGCAGCTCAACTCTGTTCATTCCCCGTCCGGTCAACATCCATTTGCAGGTGTTGCTAAAGATGCAG ATAAATTTGAAGAACATCAGCAACATCAGAATTTTCCTGATGAGTCAACAACTGAATCTACTTCTAGCACAGGAATTGGCAAGAATCTCACTGTTGAAGATGATCTGAAATCAGCATATGCACTAGATTCACCT GCTGGTTTATCTGCCTCGCTTCCAGAAGCTGCTCAAACTTTCAGAGATATTGATTTGTCTCCTGGCCAACCTTTACAATCAAATCAATCTACTGGAAACCTCGGCGTCATTGGAAGAAGAAATGGTGTTGAACTTGGAGCCATTGGTGATAGCTTTGGTGCATCAAGTGTTAATTCTGGTGGAGTGCGTGATCAATTATATAATTTACAAATGCTTGAGGCAGCACACTTCAGAATGCCACAACCTAGAGACTCAGAACGTCCTAGAACCTATACTCCT AGGCACCCAGCAATTACACCTTCTAGCTATCCTCAAGTACAAGCGCCTATAGTTAACAATCCTGCCTTTTGGGAGAGATTAGGTCTTGAACCATTTGGCACCGACACCCTGTTCTTTGCATTTTATTATCAACAG AACACATACCAACAATATTTGGCTGCAAAGGAGCTCAAGAAGCAGTCTTGGAGATACCACCGAAAGTATAATACATGGTTTCAGCGGCATGAAGAGCCCAAAGTTGCTACAGATGATTATGAGCAGGGAACATATGTGTACTTCGATTTTCATATTGCAAACGATGACCTGCAACATGGATG GTGTCAAAGAATCAAGAATGACTTCACTTTTGAGTATAATTATCTTGAAGATGAACTTGTATGA
- the LOC11437872 gene encoding CCR4-NOT transcription complex subunit 3 isoform X2: MGASRKLQGEIDRVLKKVQEGVEVFDSIWNKVYDTDNANQKEKFEADLKKEIKKLQRYRDQIKTWIQSSEIKDKKVSASYEQALVDARKLIEREMERFKICEKETKTKAFSKEGLGQQPKTDPREKAKSETRDWLNNVVGELESQIDNFEAELEGLTVKKGKNRPSRLTHLETSITRHKAHIKKCELVLRLLDNDELSPEEVNDVKDFLDDYVERNQDDFDEFDDVDELYSSLPLDKVDTLEDLVTIPTSVAVAKVAPGLSLKTPLAASASQSASSQTSEQADETASQDSNSDIVAKTPPPKSGGISSSTSTPTGNHATPASVNVSGLNLSSAPAAAILPGSNSVRNILENAIVNQSTSPKEEEINNFPTRRPSPSLSDAALVRGRNSLSNQATASIPLGSGNTVSSIGALGVVPSASEITKRNILGADDRLGSSGMVQPLVSPLSNRLILPQIGKANDGAASVDSSIVNEAAAVSGRVFSPSVVPGMQWRPGSPFQNQNDAGQLRGRTEIAPDQREKFLQKFQQVQQQGPSTLLNMPSLVGGNHKQFSSQQQSPLLQQFNSQGSSVSSQSSMGLGAQSPSLGGISSVSLQQLNSVHSPSGQHPFAGVAKDADKFEEHQQHQNFPDESTTESTSSTGIGKNLTVEDDLKSAYALDSPAGLSASLPEAAQTFRDIDLSPGQPLQSNQSTGNLGVIGRRNGVELGAIGDSFGASSVNSGGVRDQLYNLQMLEAAHFRMPQPRDSERPRTYTPRHPAITPSSYPQVQAPIVNNPAFWERLGLEPFGTDTLFFAFYYQQNTYQQYLAAKELKKQSWRYHRKYNTWFQRHEEPKVATDDYEQGTYVYFDFHIANDDLQHGWCQRIKNDFTFEYNYLEDELV; encoded by the exons ATGGGTGCGAGTCGAAAGCTTCAAGGAGAAATTGATCGTGTTCTCAAGAAGGTTCAAGAAGGTGTTGAAGTGTTCGACAGTATCTGGAACAAG gtttatGATACTGACAATGCTAATCAGAAGGAGAAATTTGAAGCTGATCTCAAGAAGGAGATTAAGAAGCTGCAGAGGTATCGAGATCAGATTAAGACTTGGATTCAATCCAGTGAGATCAAGGATAAGAAG GTGAGTGCATCGTATGAGCAGGCTCTTGTAGATGCGCGGAAGCTGATTGAACGGGAAATGGAAAGATTTAAGATATGTGAGAAGGAAACAAAGACCAAAGCATTCTCCAAAGAAGGCTTGGGTCAGCAGCCTAAGACT GATCCGAGAGAGAAGGCTAAATCAGAGACGAGGGATTGGTTAAACAATGTG GTTGGAGAGTTAGAATCTCAGATTGATAACTTTGAAGCTGAGCTTGAAGGCCTTACAGtcaagaaaggaaaaaacagACCTTCTAGATTG ACACATCTGGAGACATCAATTACTCGGCACAAGGCTCATATAAAAAAGTGTGAATTGGTTTTGAGGCTTCTTGATAATGACGAATTGAGTCCAGAGGAGGTTAATGATGTGAAAGATTTCTTGGATGACTATGTAGAGCGTAACCAG GATGATTTCGATGagtttgatgatgttgatgaacTGTACAGTTCATTACCTTTAGACAAGGTTGATACTCTAGAAGATCTTGTTACAATTCCCACAAGCGTTGCAGTTGCAAAG GTAGCACCTGGTCTTAGCTTGAAAACTCCTTTGGCAGCATCGGCATCGCAGTCAGCGTCATCACAAACATCT GAGCAAGCTGATGAGACAGCGTCTCAGGATAGCAATTCTGACATTGTGGCAAAAACCCCACCTCCTAAAAGTGGTGGAATTAGCTCTTCTACTTCAACACCTACTGGCAACCATGCTACTCCTGCTTCTGTCAACGTTTCAGGTCTTAATTTGTCCAGTGCACCAGCTGCTGCCATCCTTCCTGGTTCAAATTCTGTTCGAAATATCTTGGAGAATGCTATTGTAAATCAGTCTACCTCTCCAAAGGAAGAAGAGATTAACAACTTCCCTACCCGTAGACCATCTCCATCACTTTCTGATGCAGCACTTGTGAGGGGCAGAAACAGCTTGTCAAATCAAGCAACAGCCAGCATCCCTCTTGGTTCTGGAAACACGGTTTCTAGTATTGGAGCCCTTGGTGTAGTTCCTTCAGCCTCAGAAATAACTAAGCGAAATATATTGGGAGCTGATGATAGACTTGGAAGTAGTGGGATGGTGCAACCTCTTGTATCCCCGCTAAGTAATAGATTGATATTGCCTCAGATTGGGAAGGCTAATGATGGAGCTGCCTCTGTTGACTCTAGTATCGTTAATGAAGCTGCAGCTGTATCTGGGAGAGTTTTCTCCCCTTCTGTGGTTCCCGGCATGCAATGGAGACCTGGAAGTCCCTTTCAGAATCAGAATGATGCA GGCCAGCTTCGTGGAAGAACTGAAATAGCTCCTGATCAAAGGGAAAAGTTTTTGCAGAAGTTTCAGCAAGTGCAACAACAAGGGCCTAGTACCCTTCTTAATATGCCTTCCCTTGTTGGAGGAAACCATAAGCAGTTTTCTTCCCAACAACAAAGTCCACTTTTGCAGCAG TTCAACTCTCAAGGTTCGTCTGTTTCTTCACAATCTAGTATGGGACTTGGAGCCCAATCCCCGAGTCTCGGTGGTATTTCTTCTGTCTCGCTGCAGCAGCTCAACTCTGTTCATTCCCCGTCCGGTCAACATCCATTTGCAGGTGTTGCTAAAGATGCAG ATAAATTTGAAGAACATCAGCAACATCAGAATTTTCCTGATGAGTCAACAACTGAATCTACTTCTAGCACAGGAATTGGCAAGAATCTCACTGTTGAAGATGATCTGAAATCAGCATATGCACTAGATTCACCT GCTGGTTTATCTGCCTCGCTTCCAGAAGCTGCTCAAACTTTCAGAGATATTGATTTGTCTCCTGGCCAACCTTTACAATCAAATCAATCTACTGGAAACCTCGGCGTCATTGGAAGAAGAAATGGTGTTGAACTTGGAGCCATTGGTGATAGCTTTGGTGCATCAAGTGTTAATTCTGGTGGAGTGCGTGATCAATTATATAATTTACAAATGCTTGAGGCAGCACACTTCAGAATGCCACAACCTAGAGACTCAGAACGTCCTAGAACCTATACTCCT AGGCACCCAGCAATTACACCTTCTAGCTATCCTCAAGTACAAGCGCCTATAGTTAACAATCCTGCCTTTTGGGAGAGATTAGGTCTTGAACCATTTGGCACCGACACCCTGTTCTTTGCATTTTATTATCAACAG AACACATACCAACAATATTTGGCTGCAAAGGAGCTCAAGAAGCAGTCTTGGAGATACCACCGAAAGTATAATACATGGTTTCAGCGGCATGAAGAGCCCAAAGTTGCTACAGATGATTATGAGCAGGGAACATATGTGTACTTCGATTTTCATATTGCAAACGATGACCTGCAACATGGATG GTGTCAAAGAATCAAGAATGACTTCACTTTTGAGTATAATTATCTTGAAGATGAACTTGTATGA